A part of Candidatus Caldatribacterium sp. genomic DNA contains:
- a CDS encoding aminotransferase class I/II-fold pyridoxal phosphate-dependent enzyme, translating into MKRTPHGGRTIERWREGKEGLDLSASINPLGPPEVLRRHWGELYPYAALYPPLDPFFASHFIGRIYGLPEATILPCNGATQGIYLLARFLPGERVVIVEPCFGEYRAAFALSGKRITFWSVFPERRLGDLKEADIIVFGNPGNPLGDIEALDLYFWAREQGLSTTFVVDEAFQEFMDEETSLTGKVFEDRNLYVVRSLTKYFALAGLRGGFLVAHPENVARLGEHLEPWSVNALLVRALEILAEEDLTSFREATRRWLKEEKTFLESAFREIPFLSFYPSRVNFYTLWVQEEHVGIVPFLEERGVFVRSLSDFVGLDERFFRVAVRTRKENEHFLKAVQEYGG; encoded by the coding sequence ATGAAGAGGACTCCCCACGGTGGCCGGACCATAGAGCGGTGGCGGGAGGGGAAAGAGGGATTAGACCTGAGCGCAAGCATTAACCCCCTTGGTCCTCCTGAGGTTCTACGGAGGCACTGGGGAGAACTGTACCCGTACGCGGCCCTCTATCCTCCCCTTGACCCCTTTTTCGCCAGCCACTTCATCGGAAGAATCTATGGCCTTCCCGAGGCTACCATTCTCCCTTGCAATGGTGCGACTCAAGGAATATACCTCCTTGCCCGGTTTCTTCCGGGAGAAAGAGTGGTCATCGTGGAACCCTGTTTTGGAGAGTACCGTGCTGCCTTTGCGCTTTCGGGAAAAAGGATTACCTTTTGGTCGGTTTTCCCGGAAAGAAGACTTGGGGATCTCAAAGAGGCGGACATTATCGTTTTTGGGAATCCGGGAAATCCCCTGGGGGATATCGAGGCCCTCGACCTCTACTTTTGGGCCCGGGAACAGGGACTTTCCACCACCTTTGTGGTCGACGAAGCCTTCCAGGAGTTCATGGACGAGGAAACCTCACTCACCGGGAAGGTTTTTGAAGACCGGAATCTCTATGTCGTCCGGTCTCTTACAAAGTACTTTGCCCTTGCCGGTCTTCGGGGAGGGTTCCTTGTCGCTCATCCGGAGAACGTTGCTCGTCTTGGGGAGCACCTCGAGCCCTGGAGCGTCAACGCCCTCCTTGTCCGGGCTCTTGAAATCCTCGCGGAGGAGGATCTTACGTCCTTTCGGGAGGCAACGCGGCGCTGGCTCAAAGAAGAGAAGACCTTTCTTGAGAGCGCTTTTCGGGAGATTCCTTTTCTCTCCTTTTACCCTTCCCGGGTGAACTTCTACACCCTGTGGGTTCAGGAGGAACATGTGGGGATTGTCCCTTTTCTTGAAGAGCGAGGAGTTTTCGTCCGTAGCCTCTCTGATTTTGTGGGTCTTGATGAACGCTTCTTCCGGGTGGCGGTGCGAACGCGAAAGGAGAACGAGCATTTCCTCAAGGCGGTGCAGGAGTATGGAGGCTGA
- the cobU gene encoding bifunctional adenosylcobinamide kinase/adenosylcobinamide-phosphate guanylyltransferase, translating into MEAERVLILGGARSGKSRLALEMAQGTGAPVIFCATGVPTDAEMEERIRRHQRERPPGFTTVEVPYGLSPLFALELSGKVVLLDCVSFLVSNILLEENDEDRSYERIVGEFMELFARQEGEPFLLILVSNEVGMGVVPPFPLGRSFRDLLGRVNQWLAERANRVYLVVAGIPWQLK; encoded by the coding sequence ATGGAGGCTGAGCGGGTGCTCATCCTGGGAGGAGCGCGAAGCGGAAAAAGTCGCCTCGCCCTGGAGATGGCCCAAGGTACGGGAGCTCCCGTCATTTTCTGCGCCACAGGTGTTCCCACCGATGCAGAGATGGAGGAACGTATCCGCCGTCACCAAAGGGAACGCCCTCCGGGCTTTACAACTGTCGAGGTCCCGTATGGATTGAGCCCCCTTTTCGCTCTGGAACTTTCGGGAAAAGTGGTGCTCTTGGACTGCGTTTCGTTTCTCGTGAGCAATATCCTCCTTGAGGAGAATGACGAAGACCGATCCTACGAGAGAATCGTGGGCGAGTTCATGGAGCTCTTTGCTCGGCAGGAAGGAGAGCCCTTTCTTCTCATCCTCGTGAGCAACGAGGTGGGAATGGGCGTTGTGCCCCCTTTCCCTCTCGGTCGGAGCTTTCGGGACCTCCTCGGACGGGTGAACCAGTGGCTTGCCGAACGGGCCAACCGGGTGTACCTTGTGGTTGCGGGAATTCCATGGCAGCTCAAATGA
- the gyrA gene encoding DNA gyrase subunit A, whose protein sequence is MEEKGKVLLVDVKDEMKEAYLSYAMSVIVGRALPDIRDGLKPVQRRILYAMQEMNLRSDAPYRKSARVVGDVLGKYHPHGDMAVYEALVRLAQDFTCRYPLVDGHGNFGSVDGDPPAAMRYTEVRLTPIAEEMLWDLEKDTVDFIPNFDESLKEPVVLPASFPQLLANGASGIAVGMATNIPPHNLRELIDGLLYLLDHPEATPEDLLRFIPGPDFPTGGKIVGRQGILEYFREGKGKIVLRGEATVEEISRGRQAIVIREIPYQVNKAALVEHIARLIEEKKLPDVAEIRDESDREGIRVVLELKRGASPQYILRYLYKHTALETSFGVILLALVGGKPEICNMREALGHFLEFRKEVVLRRSRFELKEAEERAHVLEGFLRALDMIDRVIALIRSSQSVPEAKERLMAELGFTEKQAQAILELRLQRLVALEREKLKEEYEKVVAGIARLRDILEKEEVLRECIREELRRIQELYGDERRTRILDEEEGEGEEEPLVREEDVVVVLTRDGYVKRMPLGTYRRQGRGGKGVSALVTGEEDSVCSIVVTTTLHRMLFFTTRGKVFQLPVHRLPEMGQRAKGMHLVNFLSLEEGERVVTLIPLRDFKEGKYLFFATASGKVKKMDLLEFLSITRRGMKVIELENGDTLEAVFVTGGNDQVFLATALGFGLSFREDEVRPMGRTASGVRGMSLRENDRVVGACILREGETLLVITSSGMGKRVDVSEFPVHHRGGMGIRILRESERTGEIVGIAPVRGEEEILLLTQNGTLIRVHTGEIPIQGRVTQGVRLIRLEGNDRVSSFAVVLP, encoded by the coding sequence GTGGAGGAAAAAGGGAAGGTCCTTCTCGTAGATGTTAAAGATGAAATGAAGGAAGCGTACCTGAGCTATGCGATGAGTGTCATTGTTGGCAGGGCGCTTCCCGATATCCGCGACGGATTGAAGCCAGTTCAGCGAAGGATTCTCTACGCGATGCAGGAGATGAACCTGCGGTCTGATGCCCCGTACCGGAAAAGCGCCCGCGTGGTGGGGGATGTCCTTGGAAAGTACCACCCCCACGGGGACATGGCGGTGTACGAGGCTCTGGTGCGCCTTGCCCAGGACTTCACCTGTCGGTACCCCCTTGTGGACGGCCACGGGAACTTCGGCTCGGTCGACGGGGATCCCCCGGCGGCGATGCGCTACACAGAAGTCCGCCTCACCCCGATTGCCGAGGAGATGCTCTGGGACCTTGAGAAGGATACCGTGGACTTTATCCCCAATTTCGATGAATCCCTGAAAGAACCTGTGGTTCTTCCTGCAAGTTTCCCGCAACTCCTTGCCAACGGAGCTTCAGGCATTGCCGTCGGAATGGCCACCAACATCCCGCCCCACAACTTGAGAGAGCTCATCGACGGGCTCCTCTACCTCCTTGATCATCCGGAAGCAACCCCTGAGGACCTTTTGCGTTTCATTCCTGGCCCTGATTTCCCCACAGGGGGAAAGATTGTCGGACGGCAAGGCATTCTTGAGTACTTCCGGGAGGGAAAAGGAAAGATTGTCCTCCGAGGTGAGGCAACGGTTGAGGAAATCTCCCGGGGAAGGCAGGCCATCGTTATTCGGGAGATCCCCTACCAGGTGAACAAGGCTGCTTTGGTCGAGCACATTGCCCGGCTCATAGAGGAGAAGAAGCTCCCTGATGTGGCCGAAATCCGGGATGAGTCCGACCGAGAAGGCATCCGGGTGGTCCTCGAACTCAAGCGAGGCGCCAGTCCCCAGTACATCCTCCGTTACCTTTACAAGCATACCGCTTTGGAGACGAGTTTTGGAGTTATTCTCCTTGCCCTTGTGGGGGGAAAGCCGGAAATCTGCAACATGCGGGAGGCTCTGGGACACTTCCTCGAGTTCCGTAAGGAAGTGGTCCTCCGCCGGAGCCGCTTCGAGCTCAAAGAAGCGGAGGAACGGGCTCACGTGCTTGAGGGTTTCCTCAGGGCGCTCGACATGATTGACAGGGTCATTGCCCTCATCCGCTCCTCCCAGAGCGTACCCGAGGCGAAAGAGCGCCTCATGGCAGAGCTCGGCTTTACGGAAAAACAGGCTCAGGCCATTCTCGAGCTCCGTCTCCAGCGCCTTGTTGCCTTGGAGCGGGAAAAGCTCAAGGAGGAGTACGAGAAGGTAGTGGCAGGGATTGCCCGCCTTCGGGACATCCTCGAGAAAGAAGAAGTCCTTCGAGAGTGCATTCGGGAGGAACTCCGAAGGATTCAGGAGCTCTACGGGGATGAGCGAAGGACCCGAATCCTTGATGAGGAAGAAGGGGAGGGTGAAGAGGAGCCCCTTGTCCGGGAAGAAGATGTCGTAGTGGTTCTGACTCGTGATGGGTACGTGAAGCGGATGCCCCTTGGTACGTACCGGCGCCAGGGTCGAGGCGGAAAGGGCGTGAGCGCCCTGGTCACCGGAGAAGAGGATTCGGTGTGCTCCATTGTGGTTACCACCACCCTTCACCGGATGCTCTTTTTCACCACCCGGGGAAAAGTCTTTCAGCTTCCGGTGCACCGCCTGCCGGAGATGGGGCAGCGGGCAAAGGGTATGCACCTTGTGAACTTCCTCTCCCTTGAGGAAGGAGAAAGAGTCGTCACCCTCATCCCCTTGCGGGATTTCAAGGAAGGAAAGTACCTCTTCTTTGCAACGGCCTCGGGGAAAGTGAAGAAGATGGACCTTTTGGAGTTTCTCTCCATCACCCGGCGGGGCATGAAGGTCATAGAACTTGAAAATGGCGATACCCTTGAAGCAGTTTTCGTGACGGGAGGGAACGACCAGGTCTTTCTCGCGACAGCCCTGGGCTTTGGCTTGAGTTTCAGGGAGGACGAGGTCCGACCCATGGGGAGAACTGCCTCAGGAGTTCGGGGAATGAGTCTCCGGGAGAACGACCGGGTTGTGGGAGCATGCATCTTGCGCGAAGGCGAGACGCTCCTTGTGATTACCTCTTCGGGGATGGGAAAGCGAGTGGATGTTTCTGAATTCCCGGTCCATCACCGAGGGGGGATGGGCATTCGTATCCTCAGAGAATCCGAGCGCACGGGGGAGATTGTGGGGATTGCTCCCGTTCGGGGGGAAGAAGAAATCCTCCTTTTAACCCAGAATGGTACCCTCATCCGGGTCCACACCGGGGAAATCCCCATCCAGGGCCGGGTAACGCAGGGGGTTCGCCTCATTCGCCTTGAAGGGAACGATCGAGTCTCCTCTTTCGCAGTTGTTCTCCCATGA